The Thermoplasmata archaeon DNA segment GCGCCCCATCTCGAGGAACGCGTTTGCGAATCTGAGGCACTGCAACGCGGCCGGTTTTCAGGTGGCCCGATAGTGGGAAATGGCAAAACAAGATGGGTATGCGCGAGGTGGGGCCACTCCGCGTGCGGAACCCTGCGGGGGTGATGCCGTGATTCTCGCGTCCAATCGTCTCCCGGTCACCGTGACCCGAAAGCAAGGGGTCGTCCACTACGAGCCCTCGACGGGAGGGCTCGCCGTGGGCCTGGAGGCATTCTACCGCGAGCACGATGCGCGCTGGGTCGGGTGGCCCGGGGACCTGCCTGAATCCTCCCACCGCGGGATTGAGCGCCGACTCCGGAAGGAGTTCGGATGCTATCCCGTCTTCCTGCCGCGGGAGGTGGCACGCCGATACTACGCGGGTTTCTCGAACCGCACGCTCTGGCCGCTCTTCCACTCGTTCCCGACCTACGCGCGGTACGAAGAGGCCGATTGGAGCGCCTACCGAGCCGTGAACGAGCGGTTCGCAAAGCGCATCGCCCGCCTCGCGAAACCCGACGAAATCGTCTGGATTCACGACTACCACCTTATGCTCGCGCCGAAGTACCTTCGAGAGAAGCGCCCGGACGTGAAGATCGGGTTCTTCCTGCATGTCCCGTTTCCTCCGTACTCGGACCTCCGGCAACTGCCTTGGTGCCGCGAACTCGTCGACGCCGTCCTAGGCGCCGACCTCGTGGGATTCCATACGTTCGACGACGCTCAGGCGTTCTTGGGCGGCGTCCGTCGGCTCCTAGGCCTGGACAACGAGATCGGCCAGCTGATCGTCGGCAAGCGAGCGGTCGACGTGGACGTGTTTCCCATGGGGGTCGACTTCGGGCGGATCGAAGCCGCCGTGAAGGATCCGCGACAGCGGGATCGCGTGGCGCGGTACCGGGACGGACTGGGTGCATCGAAGCTCGTGTTCTCCCTCTCCCGTCTCGACTACACGAAGGGCATCCCGCACGCCCTCCAGGGCGTGGCCACGCTGCTCGAGGCACACCCCGAGTGGCGGGGGCGGTTCGTCTACCTCCTCGTCGTGGTCCCCTCCCGGGAGATTGTGGACCGCTATGCCGAAGAGAAGCGGGAGATCGACCGCCTCTGCGGCGAGATCAACAGCCGGTACGGGACGTTCCAATGGACTCCGATCCGGTACATGTACCGCTATCTGGAGTACGAGGACCTCGTGGCCCTGTACCGCGCCGCCGATGTCGCGCTGATCACACCCCTCCGGGATGGCATGAACCTCGTCGCGAAAGAGTACCTGGCCGCCAAGGAGGATCTCCACGGGGCCCTCGTCCTCAGCGAGATGGCGGGAGCCTCCAAGGAGCTCCACGAGGCGATCGTCG contains these protein-coding regions:
- a CDS encoding bifunctional alpha,alpha-trehalose-phosphate synthase (UDP-forming)/trehalose-phosphatase, which translates into the protein MILASNRLPVTVTRKQGVVHYEPSTGGLAVGLEAFYREHDARWVGWPGDLPESSHRGIERRLRKEFGCYPVFLPREVARRYYAGFSNRTLWPLFHSFPTYARYEEADWSAYRAVNERFAKRIARLAKPDEIVWIHDYHLMLAPKYLREKRPDVKIGFFLHVPFPPYSDLRQLPWCRELVDAVLGADLVGFHTFDDAQAFLGGVRRLLGLDNEIGQLIVGKRAVDVDVFPMGVDFGRIEAAVKDPRQRDRVARYRDGLGASKLVFSLSRLDYTKGIPHALQGVATLLEAHPEWRGRFVYLLVVVPSREIVDRYAEEKREIDRLCGEINSRYGTFQWTPIRYMYRYLEYEDLVALYRAADVALITPLRDGMNLVAKEYLAAKEDLHGALVLSEMAGASKELHEAIVVNPNSRAEVAEALGQALEMPEAEQVRRNRLMRHRLEQYDVRRWANHFLERLEGAVALSRSLGVHLLTKADRETMAGAYAKSRRRLLLLDYDGTLAPFRSEPSLAAPTTRTMALLKSLCASASNRVVLISGRGRDDLASWFNGLYITLVAENGAWVRQADEAEWRATLALDTRWKDRVRPILERFTNRIPGSLIEEKETSLVWHYRRVDLNTGSLAARELIDTLTNLTANLELVVFIGNRAVEVRSSRVSKGTFYESHCANGGWDFILAMGDDWTDETLFSRLPPESYSVRIGLAASTARFAVESTEDALGILERLAGVP